One Verrucomicrobiales bacterium genomic region harbors:
- a CDS encoding MgtC/SapB family protein — protein MELLITELKAGWPDADRCVRVFIRLTIAALLGAIIGYQREAVGKAAGLRTHMLVSGGAALFVVSCSEANMSLEGLSRVIQGLATGIGFIGAGAILKLAEERQITGLTTSAGIWMTAAVGVTVGLGYWGSAAVSVAITWIILAVVGRIEFWTKRNRDVALDTSAS, from the coding sequence CGGGCTGGCCCGACGCGGATCGTTGCGTCCGAGTCTTCATCCGTTTGACGATCGCTGCATTGCTGGGCGCCATAATCGGTTACCAACGAGAGGCGGTCGGCAAGGCGGCCGGCTTGAGGACCCATATGTTAGTGTCGGGGGGAGCGGCTCTATTCGTCGTTTCCTGCTCGGAAGCCAACATGTCTCTCGAAGGGCTATCGAGGGTAATACAGGGCCTCGCCACTGGAATCGGGTTCATCGGGGCGGGAGCGATTCTCAAACTGGCGGAGGAGCGACAAATCACCGGCCTCACCACCTCTGCCGGGATCTGGATGACGGCCGCCGTGGGTGTAACCGTGGGATTGGGATACTGGGGTTCCGCGGCAGTCAGCGTGGCCATCACGTGGATAATCCTGGCAGTAGTGGGTCGCATTGAGTTCTGGACCAAGCGGAATCGCGACGTCGCATTGGACACCTCAGCGTCCTAG